A single genomic interval of Cucumis sativus cultivar 9930 chromosome 5, Cucumber_9930_V3, whole genome shotgun sequence harbors:
- the LOC101220830 gene encoding serine carboxypeptidase-like 27 isoform X2, with amino-acid sequence MSHSFFYLCLLLSLVAISYGSYNAEQERDRITQLPGQPKNVDFAQYSGYVTVDKQAGRALFYWLTETPTSRVPNSRPLVLWLNGGPGCSSVAYGAAEEIGPFHIKPDGRTLYLNPYAWNKLANLLFLESPAGVGFSYSNTTSDLYTAGDQKTAEDAHRFLVNWFERFPQYKHRDFYIAGESYAGHYVPQLSQLIYERNKGIQNPVINFKGFMVGNAVTDDYHDYVGTFEYWWTHGLISDSTYRLLRKACDFGSSQHPSAECKKALTIAEFEQGNIDPYSIYTRPCNSTASLRHNLRGHYPWMSRAYDPCTERYSVAYFNHPDVQEAFHANVTGITYPWSTCSDLVGNYWADSPLSMLPIYQELIGSGIRIWVFREKHERPAKEVHY; translated from the exons ATGAGTCATTCGTTTTTCTATCTATGTTTGCTTCTCTCTCTCGTGGCTATCTCCTATGGATCTTACAATGCTGAGCAAGAAAGAGATAGGATTACCCAATTGCCAGGACAACCAAAGAATGTGGATTTTGCCCAATATTCTGGTTATGTAACTGTAGATAAGCAAGCTGGGAGGGCATTGTTTTATTGGTTGACCGAGACACCGACTAGCCGTGTACCTAATTCAAGACCTCTTGTACTGTGGTTGAATGGTGGCCCTGGTTGCTCTTCTGTTGCCTATGGAGCAGCCGAAGAAATTGGGCCTTTTCATATTAAGCCTGATGGGAGGACTCTTTACTTGAATCCATATGCTTGGAACAAGT TGGCAAATTTGCTGTTCCTCGAATCCCCAGCCGGTGTTGGGTTTTCTTACTCCAATACTACTTCGGATTTGTACACTGCCGGTGACCAGAAAACAG CTGAAGATGCACATAGATTTCTAGTGAATTGGTTTGAAAGGTTTCCTCAGTACAAACACAGAGATTTCTACATTGCTGGAGAGAGTTATGCAG GCCACTATGTTCCTCAGCTATCACAGttaatttatgaaagaaataaaggaaTTCAGAATCCAGTCATAAATTTCAAGGGATTTATG GTGGGGAACGCTGTTACTGATGACTACCATGATTATGTTGGCACATTCGAGTATTGGTGGACTCATGGTCTGATATCTGATTCTACCTATAGACTGTTGCGAAAAGCTTGTGATTTTGGATCCTCTCAGCACCCATCAGCAGAATGCAAGAAAGCTCTTACAATTGCAGAGTTTGAACAAGGAAATATTGATCCATATAGCATTTACACTCGTCCATGCAATAGTACCGCATCTTTGAGGCATAACCTAAGGGGCCATTAT CCATGGATGTCCAGAGCCTATGATCCCTGCACTGAGAGGTACTCTGTAGCGTACTTCAATCACCCAGATGTTCAGGAGGCATTCCATGCTAATGTTACTGGGATAACCTACCCATGGAGTACATGCAG TGATCTTGTGGGAAACTACTGGGCCGATTCTCCGCTCTCTATGCTTCCAATATATCAAGAACTGATTGGTTCTGGTATCAGAATTTGGGTATTCAG
- the LOC101222167 gene encoding uncharacterized protein LOC101222167 → MPPEPLPWDRKDLFKERKHEKSEAIGSAARWRDSYHGSREFNRWGSADLRRPTGHGKQGGWHQFSEDSSHGYGPSRSFSDRVIEDESFRPSVPRGDGKYIRIGRESRGSFSHRDWRSHSRDANNGFGNPSRRTSSQDVSSDQRSVDDTVTYSSPQSFHGLENGPRSDVEVSLGSTDWKPLKWSRSGSLSSRGSAYSSSTNSKNEKADLPLRVASPIESPSAEATACVTSSLPSEDAISRKKPRLGWGDGLAKYEKEKVEVPDGSLRKEVALLSSGSGELTHSLGSNFAEKSPKTLPFSDCASPATPSSFACSSSSGLEDKPFSKGAGADGMICSSPGSGSQNLQKLLCSIEKMEISSVANLGSSLVELFHSDDPNTIESCFGKSTLNKLLAYKGEISKTLEMTESEIDSLENELKSLKSVNGGNVSHKKSCSATRVMESSTYFKEQDGISCIATRPAPLVVVSSSDATVEKVPLCKGDVGVEDVDTKADEIDSPGTVTSKFNEPSRVVKAIASDIVDNGHCSVVTDAIVPGKMEGSFPISGPFVDEHETIGSGNECTLAKSCTSESVYGDLMAQAGSRSSLCDSIFACNKEYASRAAEVIFKRSPVGMCKISSKSTKNVSCSETEKLIKEKFVMRKKFLKFKESALTLRFKSLQQSWKEGLLHSVKKCRSRPQKKELSLRVTHSGHQKYRSSSIRSRLVQQGACQSSTFNTEIAVRHSSKLLLNPQIKLYRNTLKMPAMILDKKEKIALRFISHNGLVEDPCAVEKERNLINPWTSAEKEIFWEKLSLFGKDFKKISSFLDLKTTADCIQFYYKNHKSDSFKKNKNLELGKQMKSSAITYLVTSGKKWNPDANATSLDILGVASVMAAQADYDIENQQKCTRHLGVGRDVESKVSWSASSPNKSNLDDLQTEKETVAADVLAGISGSISSEALSSCITSAIDPREELRERKCYRVDFAAKLPSLSDVMQKTDNEPCSDDSSEDVDSSNWTDEEKLVFMQAVSSYGKDFDMISRCIRSKSRDQCKIFFSKARKCLGLDLMHTSGDVGETPGNGNDASGSGSGTDTEEHCVVEICEGRGSDEFISKSINGGSTSVNINHEETVSAVTDNMRTSMEFEESTALQQSDEKGAEAVGNLIFETLKEEDVPNPSQPTHDHKIEGSSENTESGKSCNEPDILRSESVSTVDENSAAVSEGRATVKLAIGEEVGSDTNLHGQSTILCSGQDSTGNDSNIALEGSSVGLDPHILHPNILKVEPVEKKSCIKSEENFLSVRNSDTGVIGREQMLNQDILSPTLVLQEISDANQKPMNRDDDAEHPNNLLCNSESSTFPRSYPFNKQIFEDINRNINHAYFRVQGLSKPDINCNSKYVSEGQFLQNCNSSKPHNLAEPPFLSQNIELGHDHQKNASGSGSASDSDVPRRKGDVKLFGQILSHAPSQQNSSSGSNECGEKKGPLHNSSSKSCDMGENIPLRSYGFWDGSRIQTGLSALPDSAILQAKYPAAFSGYSATSVKTEQQPLQALSNNGDQSLNELVSAFPTKDGVVDYHSYRSRDGVKMRPFPVDIFSEMHRRNGFDAVSLSSLQQQGRVLVGMNVVGRGGILMGGSCTGVSDPVAAIKMHYAKADQYAGQPASMFTREDGSWGGGGNGGDLGSR, encoded by the exons ATGCCGCCAGAACCTTTGCCGTGGGACAGGAAAGACCTCTTCAAGGAGAGGAAACACGAGAAGTCGGAGGCCATAGGGTCTGCGGCCAGATGGCGGGACTCTTATCATGGATCTCGCGAGTTTAATCGGTGGGGTTCTGCTGACTTACGAAGGCCTACTG GTCATGGTAAGCAGGGTGGTTGGCATCAGTTTTCTGAAGACTCTAGTCACGGTTATGGACCTTCTCGGTCATTCAGTGACAGGGTGATAGAAGATGAGAGCTTCCGGCCGTCAGTTCCTCGTGGTGATGGAAAGTATATTAGAATCGGTAGAGAAAGTAGAGGTTCTTTTAGTCATAGAGACTGGAGAAGTCACTCAAGAGATGCTAACAATGGATTTGGGAACCCTTCACGAAGAACGTCATCGCAGGATGTGAGTTCTGATCAGAGGTCAGTAGATGATACGGTGACATATTCCTCTCCTCAATCGTTTCATGGGTTAGAAAATGGCCCGAGGTCTGATGTGGAAGTTTCCCTTGGCTCCACTGATTGGAAGCCGCTTAAGTGGTCCAGATCTGGGAGTTTGTCTTCTCGGGGATCTGCTTACAGCAGTTCAACAAACTCGAAGAATGAAAAGGCCGATTTACCTCTTAGAGTTGCATCTCCTATAGAAAGCCCTTCTGCTGAAGCTACTGCCTGTGTGACATCTTCTCTGCCTTCTGAAGATGCAATTTCTAGGAAGAAACCAAGGCTTGGATGGGGTGATGGACTGGCCAAGTacgagaaagaaaaagttgaggTTCCTGATGGAAGTCTGAGAAAAGAAGTGGCTCTTCTTTCAAGCGGTAGTGGTGAATTAACTCATTCGCTTGGTTCAAACTTTGCTGAGAAAAGTCCCAAAACTTTACCCTTCTCAGATTGTGCATCTCCTGCAACTCCATCCTCTTTTGCTTGTAGTTCATCATCAG GATTGGAAGATAAACCATTTAGTAAGGGAGCAGGTGCTGATGGCATGATATGTAGTTCACCTGGGTCTGGTTCACAAAATCTTCAGAAGTTATTGTGCAGTAtagagaagatggagattaGTTCGGTTGCTAATTTAGGGTCATCACTTGTTGAATTATTTCATTCTGATGATCCAAATACAATAGAATCATGTTTTGGGAAATCTACATTGAATAAGCTGCTAGCGTATAAAGGTGAAATTTCAAAGACATTGGAGATGACAGAGTCTGAAATTGATTCTCTTGAAAATGAACTTAAGTCTTTGAAATCTGTAAATGGAGGCAATGTTTCTCATAAAAAATCTTGCAGTGCCACACGTGTGATGGAGAGTTCAACATATTTCAAAGAACAAGATGGTATCTCTTGCATTGCCACTCGTCCTGCTCCGTTGGTGGTAGTTTCTTCTTCTGATGCAACAGTTGAGAAGGTGCCACTCTGCAAGGGTGACGTGGGAGTAGAAGATGTTGATACAAAGGCTGACGAAATTGATAGTCCTGGAACTGTGacatcaaaatttaatgagCCGTCCAGAGTAGTAAAGGCGATTGCTTCTGATATTGTTGATAATGGTCATTGCTCTGTAGTTACAGATGCGATTGTTCCTGGAAAGATGGAAGGGAGTTTTCCAATATCAGGGCCTTTTGTGGATGAACACGAAACGATTGGCTCTGGCAATGAATGCACTCTTGCCAAGAGTTGTACCAGTGAATCTGTTTATGGTGATTTGATGGCCCAAGCTGGTAGTAGATCATCTCTTTGTGATTcaatttttgcatgtaataaAGAATATGCAAGTAGAGCTGCAGAAGTAATTTTTAAGAGATCACCAGTGGGAATGTGCAAGATCAGCAGCAAAAGCACCAAAAATGTGTCCTGTTCAGAGACTGAGAAACTTATTAAAGAGAAATTTGTAATGAGGaagaagtttttaaaatttaaggagAGTGCATTAACCCTTAGATTTAAATCCTTGCAACAATCATGGAAAGAAGGTTTGCTGCATTCTGTAAAGAAATGTCGCTCAAGGCCACAAAAAAAGGAGTTGAGTCTAAGGGTGACACATTCTGGCCATCAGAAGTACAGGTCGTCTTCAATTCGCTCCCGTTTGGTTCAGCAAG gAGCGTGTCAGAGCTCTACATTTAACACAGAAATTGCTGTTCGTCACTCCAGCAAGCTGCTGTTGAACCCACAAATTAAGCTTTACAGGAATACCTTAAAGATGCCAGCTATGATTTTGGACAAGAAGGAAAAGATTGCATTGAGGTTCATCTCTCATAATGGGTTGGTTGAAGATCCCTGTGCTGTTGAGAAGGAAAGGAACTTGATAAACCCCTGGACTTCAGCTGAGAAAGAAATATTCTGGGAGAAACTATCTCTGTTTGGAAAggattttaagaaaatttcttcatttctcgaCCTCAAAACTACAGCAGACTGTATCCAGTTCTATTACAAAAACCATAAATCtgatagttttaaaaagaacaaaaatttggAGTTGGGCAAGCAAATGAAATCTTCTGCCATCACGTATTTGGTAACATCAGGGAAAAAATGGAATCCGGACGCGAATGCCACTTCCCTTGATATTTTAGGTGTTGCTTCAGTAATGGCAGCACAAGCAGACTATGACATTGAAAACCAGCAGAAATGTACTCGCCATTTGGGTGTAGGAAGGGATGTTGAGTCAAAAGTATCATGGAGTGCTAGCTCTCCAAATAAAAGCAATTTGGATGATCTTCAaactgaaaaagaaacagTTGCTGCTGATGTACTCGCTGGCATAAGTGGTTCAATATCTTCAGAGGCCCTGAGTTCTTGCATTACAAGTGCCATTGATCCCCGTGAGGAACTAAGGGAGCGGAAGTGCTATAGAGTGGATTTTGCAGCGAAATTGCCTTCATTGTCTGACGTCATGCAGAAAACTGATAATGAACCTTGTTCGGATGATAGTTCTGAGGATGTGGATTCTTCAAATTGGACAGATGAGGAGAAGTTGGTCTTCATGCAGGCTGTGTCATCTTATGGTAAGGATTTTGATATGATCTCTAGATGTATCAGATCAAAGTCTAGGGACCAGTGCAAGATTTTCTTCAGCAAAGCTCGGAAATGTCTTGGACTGGATTTGATGCATACTTCTGGAGACGTAGGTGAAACACCTGGGAATGGTAACGATGCTAGTGGGAGTGGGAGTGGGACTGACACTGAAGAACACTGTGTGGTGGAAATCTGTGAAGGCCGTGGCAGTGATGAATTTATCTCCAAGTCAATCAATGGTGGATCAACATCGGTTAACATTAATCATGAAGAAACTGTTTCTGCTGTGACTGACAACATGCGGACTAGTATGGAATTTGAGGAAAGTACAGCATTGCAACAGTCGGATGAGAAAGGTGCTGAGGCTGTTGGGAACTTGATTTTTGAGACATTGAAGGAAGAGGATGTGCCTAATCCGAGTCAGCCCACGCATGACCACAAAATTGAAGGCTCTTCTGAAAATACTGAAAGTGGAAAGAGCTGTAATGAACCTGACATTCTGAGATCTGAATCCGTGTCCACAGTAGATGAAAATTCAGCAGCTGTGAGTGAGGGCAGAGCTACTGTGAAGCTTGCGATTGGAGAAGAAGTAGGAAGCGACACTAATTTACACGGTCAGAGTACAATTCTGTGCTCAGGTCAGGATTCAACTGGGAATGATTCCAATATTGCTTTAGAGGGCAGTTCTGTAGGACTTGATCCACATATCTTGCATCCAAATATTCTTAAAGTGGAACCTGTAGAGAAGAAGTCTTGTATCAAGTCTGAGGAGAATTTTCTTTCTGTCAGAAATTCTGATACTGGTGTCATTGGAAGGGAACAGATGCTTAACCAAGACATATTGTCACCAACACTTGTTTTGCAGGAGATTAGTGATGCGAATCAAAAACCTATGAATAGAGATGACGATGCTGAGCATCCAAATAATTTGTTGTGCAATAGTGAATCATCCACGTTTCCAAGAAGCTATCCTTTCAACAAACAAATCTTTGAGGACATAAATAGAAATATCAATCACGCGTATTTTCGTGTTCAAGGGCTGTCAAAGCCAGACATTAATTGTAATAGTAAATATGTTTCTGAGGGGCAATTTCTTCAGAATTGTAACAGTTCCAAGCCGCACAATCTGGCTGAGCCTCCTTTTCTGTCTCAGAATATAGAATTGGGCCATGATCATCAGAAGAATGCTTCTGGCAGTGGCAGTGCTTCAGATTCCGATGTTCCACGCAGGAAAGGTGATGTGAAACTGTTTGGTCAGATATTAAGTCATGCCCCTTCCCAGCAAAATTCGAGCTCTGGTTCCAACGAGTGTGGAGAGAAAAAGGGACCACTTCACAACTCGAGCAGCAAATCATGCGACATGGGAGAAAATATTCCGTTAAGGAGTTATGGTTTTTGGGATGGAAGCAGAATACAGACGGGTTTGTCGGCTTTGCCTGATTCTGCCATTTTACAAGCCAAGTATCCTGCTGCGTTCAGTGGCTACTCTGCTACATCTGTTAAAACTGAACAGCAGCCCTTGCAGGCACTTTCAAATAATGGTGATCAAAGTCTTAATGAACTAGTGTCCGCTTTTCCCACCAAGGATGGAGTGGTTGATTATCATTCATATAGAAGCCGGGATGGTGTTAAAATGCGACCATTCCCAGTTGATATATTTTCTGAGATGCACCGAAGAAATGGCTTCGATGCTGTATCCTTGTCGAGTTTACAGCAGCAGGGAAGAGTGCTAGTTGGAATGAATGTTGTTGGAAGGGGAGGGATACTCATGGGTGGTTCTTGCACTGGTGTTTCAGATCCTGTGGCAGCCATTAAAATGCACTACGCCAAGGCCGACCAGTACGCTGGGCAACCTGCTAGCATGTTCACCAGGGAAGATGGTAGTTGGGGAGGTGGTGGTAATGGTGGAGATTTAGGCAGCAGATAG
- the LOC101223184 gene encoding protein IQ-DOMAIN 1, giving the protein MGKKGSWFSAVKKVLTQPSEKKDKKPDKPKKKWFQKEESVEDVISFLEQTPLDVPAQPPIEDDVKQIKLENEPSELGHSEAAEPVVAEASPAVAVEYPPSPSPSSCRPEMSEETAAIMIQTAFRGYTARRALRALKALMRLKTLVQGQSVKRQVASTLKCMQTLTHLQSEIRVRRIRMSEENHALLRQLRNKREKDLEKLKFTMDGNWNHSTQSKAQIEAKLLNKHEAAVRRERAMAYAYSHQQTWKNALKTATPTVMDPNNPHWGWSWLERWMAARPWESRSTTDQLDDISVTSVATRASVVDILQIYGCSSTKLSPRTPTNQKSSQLHKHQSPSIPKALSSSSSRKKTNAANSRVGSWGGDDDIKSTTSVKSKLSRRHTISGSSFRDDESLSSLPSVSSKVTPSKAAKTRSRLTSSSRTEKMGTLENGYVSAGSAKKRLSFSTFPVKPRRQSSPPVVNTS; this is encoded by the exons ATGGGAAAGAAAGGGAGTTGGTTTTCTGCCGTGAAGAAGGTTCTCACCCAGCCTTCTGAGAAGAAAGACAAG AAACCAGACAAACCTAAGAAAAAATGGTTCCAAAAGGAGGAGAGTGTGGAGGATGTGATTTCCTTTTTGGAACAAACTCCATTGGACGTTCCTGCACAACCTCCTATAGAAGATGATGTCAAACAAATCAAACTGGAGAATGAACCAAGCGAGCTTGGGCATTCGGAGGCTGCAGAGCCGGTTGTTGCTGAAGCTTCGCCGGCTGTGGCAGTTGAATATCCACCTAGTCCTAGTCCTAGTTCCTGTCGGCCAGAAATGTCGGAGGAAACAGCCGCTATTATGATTCAAACTGCATTTCGTGGATATACG GCAAGGAGAGCACTAAGAGCACTCAAAGCGTTGATGAGATTGAAGACGTTGGTACAAGGGCAGTCTGTCAAACGGCAAGTGGCCTCTACTTTAAAATGCATGCAGACCCTTACTCATTTACAGTCGGAGATTCGTGTAAGGAGAATAAGAATGTCGGAAGAAAATCATGCTCTTCTCCGGCAACTTCGTAACAAACGTGAGAAAGATCTCGAGAAGTTAAAATTTACT ATGGATGGTAACTGGAATCATAGCACCCAATCTAAAGCACAAATTGAAGCTAAACTATTGAACAAGCATGAAGCTGCAGTAAGAAGAGAAAGGGCTATGGCTTATGCTTACTCTCATCAG CAAACATGGAAGAACGCATTAAAAACTGCGACCCCCACCGTCATGGATCCAAACAATCCGCACTGGGGTTGGAGTTGGTTGGAGAGATGGATGGCAGCTCGTCCATGGGAATCTCGTAGCACCACAGATCAGCTGGATGACATTTCTGTAACGAGTGTTGCAACTCGTGCATCTGTGGTCGACATACTCCAAATTTACGGTTGCTCTTCTACCAAGCTTTCTCCAAGAACTCCTACAAACCAAAAGTCAAGCCAATTGCATAAGCACCAATCACCTTCAATTCCCAAGGCGCTGTCTTCATCATCTAgcagaaagaaaacaaatgcaGCCAATTCAAGGGTAGGCAGCTGGGGCGGGGACGATGACATAAAGAGCACCACTAGTGTCAAATCAAAGCTCTCACGGAGGCATACTATTTCAGGGTCATCATTTAGGGATGATGAAAGCCTTTCCAGTCTACCTTCAGTTTCAAGTAAGGTGACGCCATCGAAGGCTGCGAAAACTCGGTCGCGGTTGACAAGTTCATCTAGAACAGAGAAGATGGGAACATTGGAAAATGGGTATGTAAGTGCAGGTTCTGCAAAGAAGCGGCTTTCCTTCTCAACTTTTCCCGTTAAGCCAAGGAGGCAATCTAGTCCTCCAGTTGTTAATACTAGCTAA
- the LOC101208470 gene encoding mitochondrial import inner membrane translocase subunit TIM14-1, translating to MATPFLAGLAVAAAALAGRYGIRAWQAFKTRPPQARSRKFYEGGFSPTMTRREAALILGIRENATTDKIKEAHRRVMIANHPDAGGSHYLASKINEAKDVLLGKSKSSGSPF from the exons ATG GCTACACCATTCCTTGCTGGCCTTGCAGTAGCTGCTGCAGCTCTTGCTGGTAGATACGGAATTAGAGCTTGGCAAGCATTCAAGACACGGCCACCACAAGCCAGATCACGCAAATTCTATGAAGGTGGTTTTAGTCCTACGATGACAAGAAGGGAAGCAGCTCTTATTCTTGGTATTAG AGAGAATGCAACTACCGATAAGATTAAGGAAGCACATAGAAGGGTTATGATTGCGAACCATCCTGATGCTGGTGGTAGCCATTATCTTGCTTCTAAGATCAATGAAGCCAAGGACGTGCTACTCGGAAAATCAAAAAGCAGCGGATCGCCATTTTAA
- the LOC101221928 gene encoding mitochondrial substrate carrier family protein C, producing the protein MVSANDPIESFFNSIQVVKEALSPVELGFRKVAKDLEYCFPGHKNEENFVRLILHPKDEDKLSEGEICGTKKRGPYVAGDKRKQGLSINVPVKAFLGNFSRKSVNSEASDTALKEEDLGKEEASCANCLQFAVSWSLLVNNVVQALPRPFKTIKKRLQKTDEEEKIGLCTKQKVSRESKQRQKEKQHKKPFQESLKHDEGKHVPFECLIGFVFDQLTQNLQKFDLDGAGYVDKSYDTSPQSPLAPQVDRFKAVANIWEGRKAEVNGFFGNLRFARVGGVPSGIVGVSSSVNEGDDGVSAQSREETSGISPQKLASGILSIPLSNVERLRSTLSTVSLTELIELLPHVGRSSKDYPDKKKLISVQDFFRYTEAEGRRFFEELDRDGDGQVTMEDLEIAIRKRKLPKRYAREFMNRTRSHIFSKSFGWKQFLSFMEQKEPTILRAYTSLCLSKSGTLQKSEILASLKNAGLPANEDNAVAMMRFLNADTEESISYGHFRNFMLLLPSDRLQEDPRSIWFEAATVVAVPPPVEIPAGSVLRSALAGGLSCALSTSLMFPIDTIKTRVQASTLPFPEIISRIPQIGVQGLYRGSIPAILGQFSSHGLRTGIFEATKLLLINVAPTLPDIQVQSLASFWSTFLGTAVRIPCEVLKQRLQAGLFDNVGQAILGTWNQDGLKGFFRGTGATLCREVPFYVAGMGLYAESKKAVEKLLSRELEPWETIAVGALSGGLAAVVTTPFDVMKTRMMTAQGRSVSMSFVFVTILRHEGPIGLFKGALPRFFWIAPLGAMNFAGYELARKAMDKNEEVAAADQLSQKKAAAGSA; encoded by the exons ATGGTGTCTGCTAATGACCCAATCGAATCTTTTTTCAACTCGATTCAAGTTGTTAAAGAAGCGCTTTCTCCTGTCGAATTGGGCTTCCGGAAAGTAGCTAAGGATCTTGAGTACTGTTTTCCCGGGCATAAGAATGAGGAAAATTTCGTTAGATTGATTTTGCATCCTAAGGATGAGGATAAGCTCAGTGAAGGTGAGATCTGTGGTACGAAGAAGCGGGGTCCTTATGTCGCTGGGGATAAGCGGAAACAAGGTTTATCGATTAACGTTCCAGTAAAGGCTTTTTTGGGAAACTTCTCTCGGAAGTCGGTTAATTCGGAGGCTTCTGATACTGCATTGAAAGAGGAGGATTTGGGTAAGGAGGAGGCCTCTTGTGCCAACTGTTTGCAGTTTGCCGTCTCTTGGTCTTTGTTGGTTAACAATGTTGTTCAGGCTCTTCCCCGCcctttcaaaacaattaagaaACGATTACAGAAAACGGATGAGGAAGAAAAGATAGGTTTGTGCACGAAGCAAAAAGTTTCGCGTGAGTCAAAACAAAGGCAGAAAGAAAAGCAACATAAGAAACCATTTCAGGAAAGTTTGAAGCACGATGAAGGAAAACATGTGCCATTTGAGTGCTTAATAGGCTTTGTTTTTGACCAGTTGACACAGAATCTTCAAAAGTTTGATCTTGATGGGGCAGGATATGTTGATAAGAGCTATGATACTTCCCCACAGTCACCATTGGCCCCTCAGGTCGATCGTTTCAAGGCTGTGGCAAACATTTGGGAAGGTCGAAAAGCAGAAGTAAATGGGTTTTTTGGGAACTTGAGGTTTGCAAGAGTTGGAGGTGTTCCTTCAGGCATAGTGGGAGTCAGTTCTTCTGTGAACGAGGGGGACGATGGGGTCTCTGCTCAGAGTAGGGAAGAAACTAGTGGCATTTCGCCACAGAAACTAGCGAGTGGTATCCTTAGCATTCCACTTTCTAATGTTGAACGCTTGAGATCCACATTATCTACCGTGTCATTGACCGAGCTTATTGAGCTTTTACCACACGTAGGGCGGTCTTCTAAAGATTATCctgacaaaaagaaattgatatcAGTTCAGGACTTCTTCAGATACACAGAGGCTGAAG GAAGGAGATTTTTTGAGGAGTTGGACAGGGACGGTGATGGCCAAGTGACTATGGAGGATCTTGAAATTGCaattagaaagagaaaattgccCAAACGATATGCTAGGGAGTTCATGAATCGCACTAGAAGTCACATATTTTCGAAGTCATTTGGTTGGAAGCAATTTTTGTCCTTCATGGAACAGAAGGAACCAACCATTCTACGTGCATACACTTCTCTCTGTCTGAGCAAGTCAGGGACTTTgcaaaaaagtgaaatattgGCATCACTTAAGAATGCTGGACTCCCTGCCAATGAAGACAATGCTGTTGCTATGATGCGATTTCTAAATGCAGACACTGAAGAATCTATATCATATGGACATTTTCGAAATTTTATGTTGCTTCTTCCTTCAGATCGACTGCAAGAAGATCCACG GAGTATCTGGTTTGAAGCTGCTACAGTTGTTGCCGTTCCACCACCTGTGGAAATACCTGCTGGCAGCGTTCTAAGATCTGCATTGGCTGGGGGTCTTTCTTGTGCTTTGTCTACTTCTTTAATGTTCCCAATCGATACAATTAAG ACTCGAGTACAGGCATCAACATTGCCTTTCCCTGAAATCATATCCAGGATTCCACAGATTGGTGTGCAAGGTCTATACCGTGGCTCAATTCCAGCCATTCTAGGACAATTTTCAag TCATGGTCTGCGAACTGGAATATTTGAAGCTACTAAGCTTCTTTTGATAAATGTAGCCCCAACACTCCCAGATATACAG GTGCAATCCCTTGCATCATTCTGGAGTACATTTTTAGGGACTGCAGTGCGGATCCCATGTGAGGTATTGAAGCAGAGGTTGCAGGCAGGTCTCTTTGACAATGTTGGTCAGGCCATTCTGGGGACTTGGAACCAAGATGGCCTAAAGGGATTCTTCCGTGGAACTGGTGCCACTCTTTGTAGGGAAGTTCCGTTCTATGTTGCCGGCATGGGACTTTATGCGGAATCCAAAAAG GCTGTTGAGAAACTTCTTTCACGAGAACTTGAGCCATGGGAAACAATTGCAGTTGGAGCATTGTCAGGCGGGCTAGCTGCTGTTGTTACAACACCTTTCGATGTGATGAAGACAAGAATGATGACAGCTCAAGGTCGATCAGTGTCAATGTCATTTGTTTTCGTTACAATTCTTCGCCACGAAGGCCCCATCGGCTTGTTCAAAGGAGCACTTCCCAGGTTCTTCTGGATCGCTCCTTTGGGCGCCATGAACTTTGCAGGCTACGAACTAGCAAGGAAAGCAATGGACAAAAATGAGGAGGTAGCAGCAGCTGATCAATTGTCTCAAAAGAAAGCAGCAGCTGGTTCTGCTTAA
- the LOC101204220 gene encoding ATP synthase subunit d, mitochondrial, with amino-acid sequence MSGTIKKVTDVAFKASKNIDWDGMAKLLVSDEARKEFSSLRRAFEEVNSALQTKFSQEPEPIDWEYYRKGIGSRLVDMYKEAYDGIEIPKFVDTVTPQYKPKFDALLVELKEAEAKSLKESERLEKEIAEVQEMKKKICTMTADEYFEKHPELRKKFDDEIRNDYWGY; translated from the exons ATGAGCGGTACCATCAAGAAAGTCACCGATGTTGCCTTCAAAGCATCCAAAAATATCGATTGGGATGGCATGGCCAAGCTTTTGGTCTCCGATGAAGCTCGAAAGGAGTTCTCATCCCTTCGCCGAGCCTTCGAGGAGGTTAACTCAGCCCTCCAGACTAAATTCAGCCAG GAACCAGAGCCCATAGACTGGGAATATTACAGAAAGGGAATTGGTTCCCGCTTGGTGGACATGTACAAAGAGGCTTATGACG GCATTGAGATCCCCAAGTTCGTAGACACAGTGACTCCACAGTACAAGCCTAAATTTGATGCATTG CTGGTAGAATTGAAGGAAGCTGAAGCAAAATCCCTAAAGGAGTCTGAGCGGTTGGAGAAGGAGATTGCTGAAGTTCAAGAAATGAAg AAAAAGATCTGCACCATGACTGCTGATGAATACTTTGAGAAGCATCCCGAGCTGAGGAAGAAGTTTGACGATGAAATCCGAAATGACTACTGGGGCTATTGA